A genomic stretch from Setaria viridis chromosome 1, Setaria_viridis_v4.0, whole genome shotgun sequence includes:
- the LOC117846360 gene encoding protein arginine N-methyltransferase 5 isoform X2, whose translation MPLGQRAGDKSDSRYCGVEVLDFPAGEGLPAVLNHSLASAFDFILAPLVDPNYRPTPGAVLPVSASDLVLGPAQWSNHVVGKISEWIDLDAEDERLRLDSELTLKQEIAWASHLSLQACVLPAPRRPSCANYARAVNQILQGLTNMHLWLRLPLEKSEPMDDDLDKVKNNSQMSEKVDSWELWNSFRLLCDHSSQLCVALDILSTLPSINSLGRWFGEPVRAAILQTNAFLTNAKGYPCLSKRHQRLLTAFFNHSVQVIISGRSNHNVSPVSEGVLSGDENYIEAPVRHALSPYLDYVAYLYRRMDPLPEQERFEINYRDFLQSPLQPLMDNLEAQTYETFEKDVVKYSQYQRAVAKALVDRVPDDAVSTTRTVLMVVGAGRGPLVRASLQAAEETGRKLKVYAVEKNPNAVITLHSLIKLEGWESLVTVISSDMRCWNAPEKADILVSELLGSFGDNELSPECLDGAQRFLKPDGISIPSSYTSFIQPITASKLHNDIKAHKDIAHFETAYVVKLHRIANLAPPQQVFTFTHPNFSPDANNRRYTKLQFEMLPDTGSCLVHGFAGYFDSVLYKDVHLGIEPNTATPNMFSWFPIFFPLRKPIYVPDGSPIEVHFWRCCAPTKVWYEWAVTTPSPSPIHNSNGRSYWVGL comes from the exons ATGCCGCTGGGGCAGCGCGCGGGGGACAAGAGCGACTCCCGCTACTGCGGGGTGGAGGTGCTCGACTTCCCCGCCGGCGAGGGCCTCCCCGCCGTCCTTAACCACTCCCTCGCCTCCGCCTTCGACTTCATCCTCGCCCCGCTG GTCGACCCCAACTACCGGCCCACGCCCGGCGCCGTGCTGCCTGTGTCGGCGTCGGACCTCGTCCTCGGCCCGGCCCAGTGGAGCAACCACGTCGTCGGGAAGATCAGCGAGTGGATTGATTTGGACGCGGAGGACGAGCGGCTCCGGCTGGACTCGGAGCTCACGCTGAAGCAGGAGATCGCGTGGGCGTCTCACCTCTCGCTGCAG GCGTGCGTTCTTCCTGCCCCCAGGAGACCTTCTTGTGCCAATTATGCTAGAGCTGTGAATCAAATTTTGCAAGGCCTGACCAACATGCAT TTGTGGCTTAGGTTACCTCTGGAGAAGTCTGAGCCAATGGATGATGATCTTGATAAAGTAAAGAATAACAGCCAAATG AGTGAAAAAGTAGACTCGTGGGAATTGTGGAATTCATTCAGATTGCTATGTGATCACAGTAGCCAACTATGTGTGGCACTTGATATTTT GAGCACACTGCCATCAATAAACTCATTAGGGCGGTGGTTTGGGGAGCCTGTCAGGGCTGCTATTCTTCAAACAAAT GCTTTTCTAACAAATGCAAAAGGATATCCTTGTTTGTCAAAGCGGCATCAGAGGCTACTAACTGCATTTTTTAACCATTCTGTTCAG gTAATAATCTCTGGGAGATCAAATCACAATGTTTCCCCAGTGTCTGAAGGAGTGCTTTCTGGTGATGAGAACTACATTGAAG CTCCTGTTCGACATGCATTAAGTCCATACCTGGACTACGTTGCATACCTATATAGGAGGATGGATCCGCTTCCTGAGCAGGAGCGCTTTGAG ATCAATTACAGGGATTTTTTGCAGTCTCCTCTCCAG CCCCTGATGGATAATTTGGAAGCTCAGACTTACGAGACATTTGAGAAGGATGTAGTGAAGTATAGCCAG TATCAAAGAGCAGTCGCTAAGGCCTTGGTTGATAGGGTCCCAGATGATGCAGTCTCCACAACTAGGACG GTGCTGATGGTTGTTGGAGCAGGCCGAGGGCCTCTAGTACGAGCATCATTGCAG GCTGCCGAAGAAACTGGTCGCAAGTTAAAAGTATATGCTGTCGAAAAAAATCCTAATGCTGTTATTACTCTTCAT AGTTTGATCAAATTGGAGGGGTGGGAAAGCTTGGTTACTGTAATTTCTAGTGACATGAGGTGCTGGAATGCCCCTGAAAAAGCAGATATTTTG GTCAGTGAATTGCTTGGGTCCTTTGGTGACAATGAACTATCTCCTGAGTGTCTGGATGGTGCTCAGCGATTCTTGAAGCCAGATGGGATTTCCATTCCTTCTTC ATACACCAGTTTCATCCAACCAATAACAGCATCAAAATTGCACAACGAT ATCAAAGCACACAAAGATATTGCTCATTTTGAAACTGCATATGTTGTCAAACTACACCGCATAGCGAATCTTGCACCTCCACAACAG GTTTTTACTTTCACCCATCCAAATTTCTCACCAGACGCCAACAATCGAAGGTATACCAAGCTGCAATTTGAAATGCTACCAGATACGGGATCATGCCTTGTGCACG GATTTGCTGGATATTTCGACTCTGTTCTATACAAGGATGTTCATCTCGGAATCGAGCCAAACACTGCTACTCCAAACATGTTTAGCTG GTTCCCGATCTTCTTCCCGTTGAGAAAGCCCATCTATGTGCCGGACGGGTCTCCTATAGAAGTGCACTTCTGGCGGTGCTGTGCTCCCACAAAG GTGTGGTACGAGTGGGCTGTGACAACACCGTCTCCGTCGCCAATCCATAACAGCAATGGCCGGTCATATTGGGTTGGTCTATAG
- the LOC117846360 gene encoding protein arginine N-methyltransferase 5 isoform X1, which yields MPLGQRAGDKSDSRYCGVEVLDFPAGEGLPAVLNHSLASAFDFILAPLVDPNYRPTPGAVLPVSASDLVLGPAQWSNHVVGKISEWIDLDAEDERLRLDSELTLKQEIAWASHLSLQACVLPAPRRPSCANYARAVNQILQGLTNMHLWLRLPLEKSEPMDDDLDKVKNNSQMSEKVDSWELWNSFRLLCDHSSQLCVALDILSTLPSINSLGRWFGEPVRAAILQTNAFLTNAKGYPCLSKRHQRLLTAFFNHSVQVIISGRSNHNVSPVSEGVLSGDENYIEEAPVRHALSPYLDYVAYLYRRMDPLPEQERFEINYRDFLQSPLQPLMDNLEAQTYETFEKDVVKYSQYQRAVAKALVDRVPDDAVSTTRTVLMVVGAGRGPLVRASLQAAEETGRKLKVYAVEKNPNAVITLHSLIKLEGWESLVTVISSDMRCWNAPEKADILVSELLGSFGDNELSPECLDGAQRFLKPDGISIPSSYTSFIQPITASKLHNDIKAHKDIAHFETAYVVKLHRIANLAPPQQVFTFTHPNFSPDANNRRYTKLQFEMLPDTGSCLVHGFAGYFDSVLYKDVHLGIEPNTATPNMFSWFPIFFPLRKPIYVPDGSPIEVHFWRCCAPTKVWYEWAVTTPSPSPIHNSNGRSYWVGL from the exons ATGCCGCTGGGGCAGCGCGCGGGGGACAAGAGCGACTCCCGCTACTGCGGGGTGGAGGTGCTCGACTTCCCCGCCGGCGAGGGCCTCCCCGCCGTCCTTAACCACTCCCTCGCCTCCGCCTTCGACTTCATCCTCGCCCCGCTG GTCGACCCCAACTACCGGCCCACGCCCGGCGCCGTGCTGCCTGTGTCGGCGTCGGACCTCGTCCTCGGCCCGGCCCAGTGGAGCAACCACGTCGTCGGGAAGATCAGCGAGTGGATTGATTTGGACGCGGAGGACGAGCGGCTCCGGCTGGACTCGGAGCTCACGCTGAAGCAGGAGATCGCGTGGGCGTCTCACCTCTCGCTGCAG GCGTGCGTTCTTCCTGCCCCCAGGAGACCTTCTTGTGCCAATTATGCTAGAGCTGTGAATCAAATTTTGCAAGGCCTGACCAACATGCAT TTGTGGCTTAGGTTACCTCTGGAGAAGTCTGAGCCAATGGATGATGATCTTGATAAAGTAAAGAATAACAGCCAAATG AGTGAAAAAGTAGACTCGTGGGAATTGTGGAATTCATTCAGATTGCTATGTGATCACAGTAGCCAACTATGTGTGGCACTTGATATTTT GAGCACACTGCCATCAATAAACTCATTAGGGCGGTGGTTTGGGGAGCCTGTCAGGGCTGCTATTCTTCAAACAAAT GCTTTTCTAACAAATGCAAAAGGATATCCTTGTTTGTCAAAGCGGCATCAGAGGCTACTAACTGCATTTTTTAACCATTCTGTTCAG gTAATAATCTCTGGGAGATCAAATCACAATGTTTCCCCAGTGTCTGAAGGAGTGCTTTCTGGTGATGAGAACTACATTGAAG AAGCTCCTGTTCGACATGCATTAAGTCCATACCTGGACTACGTTGCATACCTATATAGGAGGATGGATCCGCTTCCTGAGCAGGAGCGCTTTGAG ATCAATTACAGGGATTTTTTGCAGTCTCCTCTCCAG CCCCTGATGGATAATTTGGAAGCTCAGACTTACGAGACATTTGAGAAGGATGTAGTGAAGTATAGCCAG TATCAAAGAGCAGTCGCTAAGGCCTTGGTTGATAGGGTCCCAGATGATGCAGTCTCCACAACTAGGACG GTGCTGATGGTTGTTGGAGCAGGCCGAGGGCCTCTAGTACGAGCATCATTGCAG GCTGCCGAAGAAACTGGTCGCAAGTTAAAAGTATATGCTGTCGAAAAAAATCCTAATGCTGTTATTACTCTTCAT AGTTTGATCAAATTGGAGGGGTGGGAAAGCTTGGTTACTGTAATTTCTAGTGACATGAGGTGCTGGAATGCCCCTGAAAAAGCAGATATTTTG GTCAGTGAATTGCTTGGGTCCTTTGGTGACAATGAACTATCTCCTGAGTGTCTGGATGGTGCTCAGCGATTCTTGAAGCCAGATGGGATTTCCATTCCTTCTTC ATACACCAGTTTCATCCAACCAATAACAGCATCAAAATTGCACAACGAT ATCAAAGCACACAAAGATATTGCTCATTTTGAAACTGCATATGTTGTCAAACTACACCGCATAGCGAATCTTGCACCTCCACAACAG GTTTTTACTTTCACCCATCCAAATTTCTCACCAGACGCCAACAATCGAAGGTATACCAAGCTGCAATTTGAAATGCTACCAGATACGGGATCATGCCTTGTGCACG GATTTGCTGGATATTTCGACTCTGTTCTATACAAGGATGTTCATCTCGGAATCGAGCCAAACACTGCTACTCCAAACATGTTTAGCTG GTTCCCGATCTTCTTCCCGTTGAGAAAGCCCATCTATGTGCCGGACGGGTCTCCTATAGAAGTGCACTTCTGGCGGTGCTGTGCTCCCACAAAG GTGTGGTACGAGTGGGCTGTGACAACACCGTCTCCGTCGCCAATCCATAACAGCAATGGCCGGTCATATTGGGTTGGTCTATAG
- the LOC117846372 gene encoding uncharacterized protein → MGMRDKKRNQKRVLAQRTAAPRPGEGKDFLPLEGGPGKRLRKVQQPEEPENTATVVYIGHIPHGFYEDQMQGFFKQFGDIKRLRIARNRKTGKSKHYGFIEFESPLVAKVVADEMNNYLLFEHTLRVSLVPPEKVHPKLWRGVRRGFIPIDRVAIERKRHNKDKTTEEHKKMVEGIVKRDEKRRKRIKAAGIDYECPALLGSIQPSAKKIKFDEDQ, encoded by the exons ATGGGGATGCGGGATAAGAAGCGGAACCAGAAGCGGGTGCTCGCGCAGCGCACCGCGGCTCCCCGCCCCGGCGAGGGCAAGGACTTCCTG CCGCTGGAAGGAGGGCCCGGGAAGAGGCTGCGGAAGGTGCAGCAGCCCGAGGAGCCGGAGAACACCGCGACCGTAGTGTACATTGGGCACATCCCCCACGGCTTCTACGAGGATCAGATGCAAG GGTTCTTTAAGCAGTTTGGGGATATTAAGAGGCTTAGGATTGCCAGGAACCGCAAG ACAGGAAAGTCTAAGCACTATGGATTCATCGAGTTTGAGAGCCCTTTG GTGGCGAAGGTTGTAGCTGATGAGATGAATAACTATCTCTTGTTTGAGCACACCTTGCGAGTTTCACTTGTTCCGCCAGAGAAAGTTCATCCAAAATT ATGGAGAGGGGTGCGACGGGGATTCATACCAATTGATCGAGTAGCAATTGAACGGAAGAGACACAACAAG GATAAAACTACAGAAGAGCACAAAAAGATGGTTGAAGGAATTGTAAAGCGGGACGAAAAGCGTCGCAAAAGGATCAAGGCTGCTGGTATTGATTATGAGTGTCCAGCCCTT TTGGGGAGCATCCAGCCTTCAGCGAAAAAGATAAAGTTCGATGAGGATCAGTAG
- the LOC117846388 gene encoding uncharacterized protein, translating to MEDTAAAEKAEKASSYRYWVREATGDATPIPVPRKLDPAATGNGNPPPLGSVWNQAGTWEEKNLNSWANSRIKDLLGSLDSLEFPTGKASIDEVSKCSGDAFQVTVRNKKRVGYNYELSLRFRGEWLIKEENKKVKGHLDIPEFSFGELDDLELQVRFSDDKGLASDDKTRICKDLKSFLTPIQEKMRMFEEELKGR from the exons ATGGaggacacggcggcggcggagaaggcggAGAAGGCGTCGTCGTACAGGTACTGGGTGCGGGAGGCCACCGGCGACGCCACGCCGATCCCGGTCCCGCGCAAGCtcgaccccgccgccaccggcaaCGGGAACCCGCCACCACTCGGCTCCGTGTGGAACCAG GCCGGAACCTGGGAGGAGAAAAACCTTAACTCATGGGCCAATAGTAGGATTAAG GATTTGTTGGGCTCTCTAGATTCACTGGAATTCCCAACAGGGAAGGCATCCATCGATGAAGTGTCCAAATGCTCAGGAGAT GCATTTCAGGTCACGGTTCGTAACAAGAAGAGagtagggtataattatgagcTAAGCTTGAGATTTAGAG GTGAATGGTTAATtaaagaagaaaacaagaaggtCAAAGGCCATTTAGACATTCCTGAGTTTTCATTTGGTGAGCTTGATGACTTGGAG TTACAAGTAAGGTTCAGCGATGACAAGGGCCTCGCATCTGACGACAAAACACGGATTTGCAAGGATCTGAAGTCCTTTCTGACTCCAATCCAGGAGAAAATGCGCATGTTCGAAGAAGAGCTCAAAGGTAGATAG
- the LOC117865961 gene encoding protein PHOSPHATE STARVATION RESPONSE 3 — protein sequence MSTQSIISVKQFAGPHRMAHTCTAPQPSAHNLLSAKSDNCGSAHDPRSSWAAVQTSSIKSEMVGSLSLTKILPFNLEKCSPGSNPDSAVSHVSQAELSEPVSSSSSTFCTSMFSSFQTNSESCRQKGALPFLPHPPKCEQKLQQQISAGQSSSSSSLLFGADLSSGGHDDAGDLKDFLNLSGDVSKGSFHGESSAMAFSEQMEFQFLSEQLGIAITNNEESPRLDDIYDRPLQTSSCPVPSYSGQEDLPSAVSPVKVQLSSSRPEACNKTRLRWTLELHERFVEAVNKLGGPEKATPKGVLKLMKVEGLTIYHVKSHLQKYRFAKYLPETKEDKKSSSEGKKSQSAIPGNDAGKKKSLQVAEALQMQMEVQKQLHEQLEVQRQLQLRIEEHARYLQKILEGQQKARNSLSTTRNSAQEELPESTEKEETGMKVETSSEPLSRSKISDTDV from the exons ATGAGCACACAGAGCATTATCTCTGTGAAGCAATTCGCTGGCCCTCACAGAATGGCTCACACATGCACTGCTCCCCAGCCTTCAGCTCATAATCTGCTCAGTGCTAAATCAGATAACTGTGGTTCAGCACATGATCCACGGTCATCATGGGCTGCTGTTCAAACCTCGAGCATCAAGTCAGAGATGGTTGGTTCGTTGAGTCTGACAAAGATCCTTCCTTTTAACCTTGAGAAATGCAGTCCTGGCTCCAATCCTGATAGTGCTGTTTCTCACGTATCGCAAGCCGAATTGTCGGAGCCAGTTTCATCTAGTTCTTCCACATTCTGCACAAGTATGTTCTCCTCGTTTCAGACAAACTCCGAATCGTGCCGGCAAAAAGGCGCTCTGCCTTTCCTGCCCCATCCTCCTAAATGTGAGCAGAAGCTGCAGCAACAGATTTCAGCTGGGCAGTCATCCAGCTCTTCTTCCCTTCTCTTTGGTGCTGACCTCAGCAGTGGTGGTCATGATGATGCTGGTGATCTCAAGGACTTTCTTAACCTTTCTGGAGACGTTTCAAAAGGTAGTTTCCATGGAGAAAGCAGTGCCATGGCTTTCAGTGAGCAGATGGAGTTTCAGTTCTTGTCTGAACAGCTTGGAATCGCCATCACGAATAACGAAGAGAGCCCTCGATTAGAT GACATATACGACAGACCACTGCAAACCTCTTCTTGTCCAGTACCATCTTACTCTGGCCAAGAAGACCTCCCGAGCGCAGTATCTCCTGTTAAAGTTCAGCTGAGTTCATCTCGACCTGAAGCATGTAACAAAACAAGACTGAGATGGACACTGGAGCTCCATGAGCGTTTTGTAGAGGCTGTCAACAAGCTTGGAGGGCCAGAAA AGGCAACTCCAAAAGGTGTGCTGAAGCTTATGAAGGTAGAAGGCTTGACCATCTATCATGTGAAGAGCCATTTGCAG AAATATCGTTTTGCCAAGTATCTTCCAGAGACAAAAGAAG ACAAGAAGTCCTCTTCAGAAGGCAAGAAATCTCAATCAGCAATACCAGGAAATGATGCCGGCAAAAAGAA GAGTTTACAAGTAGCAGAAGCTCTTCAGATGCAAATGGAGGTTCAGAAACAACTTCATGAACAATTAGAG GTGCAAAGGCAACTACAGCTGCGCATAGAAGAACATGCAAGATATTTGCAGAAGATATTAGAAGGACAACAAAAGGCAAGGAACTCCTTATCAACTACGAGAAATTCAGCACAAGAGGAACTGCCAGAATCCACAGAGAAAGAGGAAACCGGCATGAAAGTGGAAACCTCTTCAGAGCCACTGTCAAGGAGCAAAATTTCAGATACTGACGTGTAA
- the LOC117865974 gene encoding putative vacuolar cation/proton exchanger 4: protein MATDGADYRRLLHGRQNSHQAPVDGADGFQDDNHVAPQSPPHNMGASFQRGLGSADWGVFSSMKIVLFKSKLNFLIPCGFLAILIDYISQNQGWVFPMSLLGIIPLAERLGFATEQLGLFTGRTAGGLLNATFGNATELVISIHALRSGKLRVVQQSLLGSILSNMLLVLGCAFFGGGLACGKTEQAFRKEDAVLNSGLLLMAVMGLVSPAMLYYTHTEVNLGQSALALSRFSSCIMLVAYAAFVYFELSNSRRRDEACEASIQGGGRDQGDDDYEYAYPEISKWEAIAWLAIFTAWISVFSGFLVDAIEGASKAWKIPIAFISTVLLPIVGNAAEHASAVMFAIKDKLDISLGVAIGSSTQISMFVIPFSVVTGWMMGQPMDLNFHLFETASLLITVLVVAFLLQDGTSNCFKGLMLILCYLIVAASFYVYADPNIDGV from the exons ATGGCGACGGACGGCGCCGACTACCGGAGGCTATTGCATGGGCGTCAGAACTCCCATCAG GCTCCTGTAGATGGAGCAGATGGGTTCCAGGATGACAATCATGTTGCACCACAATCACCGCCCCACAATATGGGAGCAAGTTTCCAAAGGGGTCTAGGCTCTGCAGATTGGGGCGTTTTCAGTAGCATGAAGATTGTGCTGTTCAAATCCAAGCTCAATTTTCTTATACCATGTGGATTCTTGGCAATACTGATCGACTATATCAGCCAAAATCAG GGCTGGGTATTTCCTATGAGCCTGTTGGGTATCATTCCTTTGGCAGAGCGATTGGGTTTTGCTACTGA GCAGTTAGGACTCTTCACTGGCCGAACAG CTGGAGGCCTTCTGAATGCTACATTTGGTAATGCAACCGAGCTGGTCATATCGATCCATGCGCTACGGAGTGGAAAGCTACGGGTGGTTCAGCAGTCTCTGCTCGGATCGATCCTGTCGAACATGCTCCTGGTTCTCGGTTGTGCATTCTTCGGTGGCGGACTTGCCTGTGGCAAAACTGAGCAAGCTTTCAGAAAG GAAGATGCTGTGCTGAACTCCGGGCTGCTCTTGATGGCGGTGATGGGGTTGGTGTCTCCTGCTATGCTGTACTATACTCACACTGAAGTTAACCTGGGCCAGTCAGCGCTGGCATTATCAAGGTTCAGCAGCTGCATAATGCTCGTTGCTTATGCTGCTTTCGTTTACTTCGAGTTGTCGAACAGTCGCCGTCGAGATGAAGCTTGTGAGGCAAGCATT CAGGGAGGAGGTCGAGATCAAGGGGATGATGACTACGAATACGCATATCCTGAAATTTCCAAATGGGAAGCCATTGCTTGGCTTGCAATTTTCACAGCTTGGATCTCAGTTTTCTCTGGCTTTTTAGTTGATGCTATTGAG GGGGCTTCCAAGGCTTGGAAAATACCGATTGCATTCATCAGTACTGTTTTGCTTCCAATTGTGGGGAATGCCGCAGAACATGCTAGCGCTGTTATGTTTGCGATTAAAGACAAATTA GACATTTCCCTTGGAGTGGCTATTGGGTCTTCAACGCAGATATCCATGTTTGTG ATACCATTTAGTGTAGTGACAGGATGGATGATGGGCCAGCCAATGGACTTGAATTTCCATCTGTTTGAAACTGCAAGCCTCTTGATAACCGTATTGGTCGTAGCATTTTTGTTGCAG GATGGCACCTCGAATTGTTTCAAAGGGTTGATGCTAATTCTCTGCTATCTGATAGTAGCTGCCAGTTTTTATGTATATGCTGATCCAAATATTGATG GTGTTTAG